A single region of the Eleginops maclovinus isolate JMC-PN-2008 ecotype Puerto Natales chromosome 16, JC_Emac_rtc_rv5, whole genome shotgun sequence genome encodes:
- the znf281a gene encoding zinc finger protein 281, with translation MNIIQDKLGNEYLRSNGNMDSNFGPGMIMFSHLPPVTSFTRLAAHSVMQDHPSQEMILKKERDSPDCSMGIQGGRMGCAGVGDYVHAMGIKQEKMSEHDYRLPVYPGGLGKSTELLEVTVSNNQSLLVHEINMGNLPSQLGKEPTGRKGRRSNGDGQEVKPRKKRNELKQSMMLDGDGGSMSPGNKPHICEHCAASFRSSYHLRRHVLIHTGERPFRCNQCNMSFIQKYLLQRHEKIHSGEKPFSCDQCNMRFIQKYHMERHKRTHSGEKPYRCETCQQYFSRTDRLLKHKRTCGEAIKKGLDPGMMDLGCVDLGHGSYGITQGNMGNTGRKRGRSKNTGEGVERKKKKGDGGGSREQHIHGAVPGGYNIHDYSVENPTVSSSTEPGPSMQQGHHARAPKMAFKKANRKSLEKGGLGQAKADSLEQSGGMDSLGLMQTNGAKAEPTSSNYDDAMQFIKKRRYLHAANNVNSAGPGVVGISSSDYDVGVGHLSSQQSVNQGVVSSAMDSDAPLCLDKSGIPDEVLQSILDHYTQKPEGSHHDIHFDIGDHHVDLHPVSIDGTDIGHSGTPSPPGEKTVMMHEYSRFLLQALERTSHSASFPLGPGPPSSGPFTSSHQGTPIYADKNIYTTSPMECGYGQSVASPSLPSSVPKSHFAMLTGSSPQHSFHLSGLENSTHQQLTPSQELTDQMEKQHSSTPPSYQIGPSDLSRQKEQLPGKNGTVVYPLAPSQDLASLDSSKPSYQIENFAQAFGSQFKSDSRGLSYATDSSGEVDHRIRTPVSQFSGYSSLLSDVNEPVSTGSKTTTSQSYR, from the exons ATGAACATCATTCAAGACAAACTAGGCAATGAATACCTGCGCTCCAATGGGAACATGGACTCCAATTTCGGCCCTGGCATGATAATGTTCAGCCACCTACCCCCGGTGACCAGCTTCACCCGGCTGGCCGCCCACTCCGTCATGCAGGACCATCCATCGCAAGAGATGATCCTGAAGAAGGAGCGTGACTCTCCTGACTGCAGCATGGGCATCCAGGGTGGGCGTATGGGGTGTGCAGGGGTGGGAGACTATGTTCACGCCATGGGTATTAAGCAAGAGAAGATGTCAGAACACGATTACCGCCTGCCAGTTTATCCTGGAGGGCTGGGGAAAAGCACAGAGCTGCTGGAGGTGACAGTCAGTAACAACCAGAGCCTGCTGGTGCATGAAATCAACATGGGCAAC CTGCCGAGTCAGTTAGGAAAGGAGCCCACTGGGAGAAAAGGTCGAAGGTCAAATGGTGATGGACAGGAGGTTAAACCGAGAAAGAAGAGAAACGAGTTAAAG CAATCAATGATgctggatggagatggaggcaGCATGTCTCCGGGAAACAAGCCTCACATCTGTGAGCACTGCGCTGCCTCCTTCAGAAGCTCCTATCACCTCCGAAGACACGTCCTCATCCACACAG gtgAAAGACCCTTCAGATGCAATCAGTGCAACATGAGTTTCATTCAGAAATACCTTCTCCAGCGACACGAGAAAATCCACAGCG GAGAAAAGCCATTCAGCTGTGACCAGTGTAACATGCGTTTCATTCAGAAGTACCACATGGAGAGGCACAAGAGGACTCACAGCGGAGAAAAGCCCTACAGATGTGAGACCTGCCAACAG TATTTTTCTAGGACAGACCGACTGCTTAAGCACAAGCGAACCTGTGGAGAAGCCATAAAGAAGGGGCTGGATCCCGGGATGATGGATCTGGGTTGTGTAGACTTGGGACATGGCAGCTATGGAATAACTCAGGGAAATATGGGGAATACTGGTAGGAAGAGAGGGAGGTCCAAAAATACTGGAGAGGGAGTGGAgcgaaagaaaaagaaaggggatGGAGGAGGGTCTCGGGAACAGCACATTCACGGGGCTGTACCTGGGGGCTACAACATCCATGATTACTCTGTTGAGAATCCAACTGTATCTTCCTCTACTGAGCCAGGACCCAGCATGCAGCAGGGCCACCACGCCCGGGCTCCAAAGATGGCATTCAAGAAGGCTAATCGTAAAAGCCTTGAAAAGGGGGGTTTGGGACAGGCCAAAGCTGACTCGTTGGAGCAGAGCGGGGGCATGGATAGTCTTGGCCTCATGCAAACCAACGGGGCTAAAGCAGAGCCCACCAGCAGCAACTATGACGACGCCATGCAGTTCATCAAGAAAAGGCGCTACCTTCACGCAGCAAACAATGTAAACTCAGCAGGGCCGGGGGTGGTTGGGATATCCAGCAGCGATTATGATGTCGGCGTCGGCCACTTGTCTTCCCAGCAGTCTGTAAATCAGGGTGTCGTTTCCAGCGCCATGGACAGTGACGCTCCTCTTTGTCTCGACAAGTCGGGCATCCCCGACGAGGTGCTGCAGAGCATCCTGGACCACTACACTCAGAAACCTGAAGGCTCGCACCACGACATCCACTTTGACATTGGCGACCATCACGTGGATCTACACCCTGTCTCGATAGACGGCACTGACATTGGTCACAGCGGCACTCCCAGCCCGCCTGGAGAGAAGACCGTCATGATGCACGAATACTCACGCTTCCTGCTGCAGGCTTTGGAGCGTACCAGCCACAGTGCCAGCTTCCCTCTGGGCCCTGGGCCTCCCTCCTCAGGACCGTTCACCAGTTCCCACCAAGGAACTCCCATCTACGCTGACAAGAACATCTACACTACGTCCCCAATGGAGTGTGGGTACGGCCAGTCGGTGGCCTCGCCTTCGCTGCCCTCCTCTGTGCCAAAGTCTCACTTTGCGATGCTGACGGGATCCTCGCCACAGCACAGCTTCCACCTGAGCGGCCTGGAGAACTCCACGCACCAGCAGCTCACCCCTTCTCAGGAGCTCACCGACCAGATGGAGAAGCAGCACTCCTCCACTCCCCCTTCCTATCAGATCGGCCCATCTGACCTGAGCCGCCAAAAGGAGCAGCTGCCCGGCAAGAACGGCACAGTGGTCTACCCTCTGGCCCCCTCGCAGGATCTGGCCTCTCTGGACTCCTCCAAGCCTTCCTACCAGATAGAAAACTTTGCCCAGGCATTTGGCTCCCAGTTCAAATCAGACAGCCGTGGCTTGTCTTACGCCACTGACTCTAGCGGGGAGGTGGATCACAGGATACGGACGCCTGTGTCTCAATTCTCAGGGTATAGTAGTTTGTTATCTGATGTCAATGAGCCAGTAAGTACAGGTTCCAAAACTACAACAAGCCAAAGCTACAGATGA
- the si:ch211-198m17.1 gene encoding protein HEG isoform X2, whose product MVLSYLPFVFLLGAAVKGMTTTDPITQNVSTDGGMIDKTSTSPATSNMNLTESSSPSSSHSTSSFLTSPPSTTEHFTATVATVTTKNATAESSTMKPDSTYAETTLSQPSYFTPGSPTDSPSAPISGTTLSTTSPETSQPTNTMTNNTTLTQSTEPSSGDTTASSTTLPNPTSTISTGTIISDTTLRPTEITTTDSTTAAPPIPPVIVCPSVPCPLESICLNGTCQCLSGSFLVNGRCAQAQVFPGQLHITSLTFEKEMSNRSSVIFLKTAAQISASLRNALKNHPGYKQSDVVELKPGSVQATVNNIFENTNTTQKSIDQAIREAIANPANTLLTDATFTGTNLCVQEPLPCDVSTTLCTNTNGRAVCSCREGYISILYSNSSCKACPSGLRAVGHTCEPCAFGYAGFNCNDSALLAVVVVSCVLGGVVLILLLALLIYCFRMRSSNSKPHLSRSPYSSGDLNQPWPTGITPIPRATSNWDAAPPIEMTDGGSTHVLVDKNHQTNGSSGSYDLNPDGLNTFKGKNPSRYSYLVQGHENPYFLSGDDKKN is encoded by the exons ATGGTTCTCAGTTATCTGCCTTTTGTGTTTCTCCTGGGCGCTGCCGTTAAAG gaatgaCAACAACAGATCCCATCACACAAAATGTCTCCACCGATGGAGGAATGATTGATAAGACATCCACCAGTCCTGCAACATCTAACATGAACTTAACTGAAAGCTCAAGTCCCAGCAGCAGTCACTCAACCAGCAGTTTTCTAACTTCACCACCATCTACTACAGAGCACTTCACAGCCACAGTTGCTACTGTAACTACGAAAAATGCCACCGCAGAATCCTCTACTATGAAACCAGACTCAACCTATGCAGAGACTACCTTGTCCCAGCCTTCCTACTTCACCCCCGGCAGCCCAACCGACTCTCCATCAGCTCCAATCAGCGGTACAACGCTGTCCACTACAAGCCCCGAGACAAGCCAACCCACCAACACTA TGACCAACAATACGACTTTGACTCAATCAACTGAACCATCTAGTGGCGATACAACAGCTTCATCCACCACCCTCCCAAACCCCACCTCCACCATCAGTACAGGCACCATCATCAGCGACACCACCCTGCGACCAACAGAAATCACTACCACCGACTCCACCACAGCAGCCCCACCCATACCTCCAGTCATAG TGTGTCCTTCCGTCCCATGCCCACTTGAAAGCATTTGTCTTAATGGCACTTGTCAGTGTCTCTCTGGTAGCTTCCTGGTAAATGGCCGCTGTGCACAAG CCCAAGTGTTCCCAGGCCAGCTTCATATCACCTCcttgacatttgaaaaggaaatgagCAACAGGTCATCTGTAATATTCTTGAAGACGGCTGCCCAGATCTCAGCATCG CTCAGAAATGCCCTGAAAAATCACCCAGGATATAAACAGTCTGATGTTGTGGAGCTTAA ACCAGGAAGTGTGCAGGCAACTGTAAATAACATCTTTgaaaacaccaacaccactcAAAAGTCTATTGATCAGGCCATTCGTGAGGCTATAGCCAACCCAGCAAATACATTGTTGACTGATGCTACATTTACAG GGACAAACCTATGTGTGCAGGAACCCTTACCCTGTGATGTCTCAACTACATTGTGCACAAATACAAATGGCCGGGCTGTTTGTTCCTGTAGAGAGGGCTACATCTCCATCCTGTACTCAAACAGCAGCTGTAAAG CGTGTCCAAGTGGGCTAAGGGCAGTGGGACACACGTGTGAACC ATGTGCATTTGGATATGCTGGCTTCAACTGCAACGACT ctgcTCTGCTGGCAGTGGTGGTCGTCTCCTGTGTACTGGGAGGAGTTGTCCTCATCCTTTTGCTGGCTTTGCTCATATACTGCTTCCG TATGCGAAGCTCAAACAGTAAACCACACCTCAGTCGCAGTCCATACTCATCAGGAGACTTAAACCAGCCCTGGCCCACTGGCATCACCCCCATCCCCCGAGCCACCTCTAACTGGGATGCAGCTCCTCCCATAGAGATGACAGATGGGGGCAGCACTCATGTCCTGGTGGACAAAAATCACCAAACCAATGGATCG TCGGGGTCATACGATCTCAACCCAGATGGATTGAACACCTTCAAAGGTAAAAATCCGTCTCGTTACTCCTATTTGGTTCAAGGACACGAGAATCCCTATTTCTTATCGGGAGACGACAAGAAAAACTGA
- the si:ch211-198m17.1 gene encoding protein HEG isoform X1 yields the protein MVLSYLPFVFLLGAAVKGMTTTDPITQNVSTDGGMIDKTSTSPATSNMNLTESSSPSSSHSTSSFLTSPPSTTEHFTATVATVTTKNATAESSTMKPDSTYAETTLSQPSYFTPGSPTDSPSAPISGTTLSTTSPETSQPTNTMTNNTTLTQSTEPSSGDTTASSTTLPNPTSTISTGTIISDTTLRPTEITTTDSTTAAPPIPPVIVCPSVPCPLESICLNGTCQCLSGSFLVNGRCAQAQVFPGQLHITSLTFEKEMSNRSSVIFLKTAAQISASLRNALKNHPGYKQSDVVELKPGSVQATVNNIFENTNTTQKSIDQAIREAIANPANTLLTDATFTGTNLCVQEPLPCDVSTTLCTNTNGRAVCSCREGYISILYSNSSCKACPSGLRAVGHTCEPCAFGYAGFNCNDSALLAVVVVSCVLGGVVLILLLALLIYCFRMRSSNSKPHLSRSPYSSGDLNQPWPTGITPIPRATSNWDAAPPIEMTDGGSTHVLVDKNHQTNGSGLYQKHKGWKKSGSYDLNPDGLNTFKGKNPSRYSYLVQGHENPYFLSGDDKKN from the exons ATGGTTCTCAGTTATCTGCCTTTTGTGTTTCTCCTGGGCGCTGCCGTTAAAG gaatgaCAACAACAGATCCCATCACACAAAATGTCTCCACCGATGGAGGAATGATTGATAAGACATCCACCAGTCCTGCAACATCTAACATGAACTTAACTGAAAGCTCAAGTCCCAGCAGCAGTCACTCAACCAGCAGTTTTCTAACTTCACCACCATCTACTACAGAGCACTTCACAGCCACAGTTGCTACTGTAACTACGAAAAATGCCACCGCAGAATCCTCTACTATGAAACCAGACTCAACCTATGCAGAGACTACCTTGTCCCAGCCTTCCTACTTCACCCCCGGCAGCCCAACCGACTCTCCATCAGCTCCAATCAGCGGTACAACGCTGTCCACTACAAGCCCCGAGACAAGCCAACCCACCAACACTA TGACCAACAATACGACTTTGACTCAATCAACTGAACCATCTAGTGGCGATACAACAGCTTCATCCACCACCCTCCCAAACCCCACCTCCACCATCAGTACAGGCACCATCATCAGCGACACCACCCTGCGACCAACAGAAATCACTACCACCGACTCCACCACAGCAGCCCCACCCATACCTCCAGTCATAG TGTGTCCTTCCGTCCCATGCCCACTTGAAAGCATTTGTCTTAATGGCACTTGTCAGTGTCTCTCTGGTAGCTTCCTGGTAAATGGCCGCTGTGCACAAG CCCAAGTGTTCCCAGGCCAGCTTCATATCACCTCcttgacatttgaaaaggaaatgagCAACAGGTCATCTGTAATATTCTTGAAGACGGCTGCCCAGATCTCAGCATCG CTCAGAAATGCCCTGAAAAATCACCCAGGATATAAACAGTCTGATGTTGTGGAGCTTAA ACCAGGAAGTGTGCAGGCAACTGTAAATAACATCTTTgaaaacaccaacaccactcAAAAGTCTATTGATCAGGCCATTCGTGAGGCTATAGCCAACCCAGCAAATACATTGTTGACTGATGCTACATTTACAG GGACAAACCTATGTGTGCAGGAACCCTTACCCTGTGATGTCTCAACTACATTGTGCACAAATACAAATGGCCGGGCTGTTTGTTCCTGTAGAGAGGGCTACATCTCCATCCTGTACTCAAACAGCAGCTGTAAAG CGTGTCCAAGTGGGCTAAGGGCAGTGGGACACACGTGTGAACC ATGTGCATTTGGATATGCTGGCTTCAACTGCAACGACT ctgcTCTGCTGGCAGTGGTGGTCGTCTCCTGTGTACTGGGAGGAGTTGTCCTCATCCTTTTGCTGGCTTTGCTCATATACTGCTTCCG TATGCGAAGCTCAAACAGTAAACCACACCTCAGTCGCAGTCCATACTCATCAGGAGACTTAAACCAGCCCTGGCCCACTGGCATCACCCCCATCCCCCGAGCCACCTCTAACTGGGATGCAGCTCCTCCCATAGAGATGACAGATGGGGGCAGCACTCATGTCCTGGTGGACAAAAATCACCAAACCAATGGATCG GGGCTCTATCAGAAGCACAAAGGATGGAAAAAG TCGGGGTCATACGATCTCAACCCAGATGGATTGAACACCTTCAAAGGTAAAAATCCGTCTCGTTACTCCTATTTGGTTCAAGGACACGAGAATCCCTATTTCTTATCGGGAGACGACAAGAAAAACTGA